From Microcaecilia unicolor chromosome 11, aMicUni1.1, whole genome shotgun sequence, the proteins below share one genomic window:
- the EGLN2 gene encoding egl nine homolog 2: MENLHRRGVLSPSLQQPRLPTQQQEEGKPGQKKAFAGGRGSCTRMGVESYMKHPARASSASAAWLLPGGGQVPTPAGPRKVTFGVVDERDQGAPLYRAPGYCVALQRDVDGARLEPFLQQDSAVSKDWGLTGEEAVWLRDHQILTLTGRSDGLPSAKKKRTDILPSEASNRILSVPGTDLMPKDLKRRRVQEDGIILPEQGINGRSHGQVPSRPFQNGHQFLPPQRIAMDYVVPCLNSYGICVKDHFLGEELGSKVLGEVEVLNHSGKFRDGQLVNQRTVPSKNIRGDQIAWVEGKEPGCENIGTLMSKIDEVILHCAPKLDKYVINGRTKAMVACYPGNGMGYVRHVDNPNGDGRCITCIYYLNRNWDIKVHGGLLQIFPEGRSLVANIEPLFDRLLIFWSDRRNPHEVKPAYATRYAITVWYFDAKERSEAKYKYRMAGGQKEAHLPVSQANTSSRVDSSREV, encoded by the exons ATGGAGAACTTGCACAGACGGGGCGTTCTGAGCCCCAGTCTGCAGCAGCCACGGCTGCCTACTCAGCAGCAGGAAGAAGGGAAGCCAGGACAGAAGAAGGCATTTGCAGGAGGAAGGGGTTCTTGTACCAGGATGGGGGTAGAGAGTTATATGAAGCACCCTGCTAGAGCATCCTCAGCTTCAGCTGCCTGGCTTTTGCCGGGTGGCGGGCAGGTCCCCACTCCAGCCGGCCCCCGCAAGGTAACCTTTGGTGTTGTCGACGAGAGGGATCAGGGAGCCCCCCTGTACCGTgcacctggctactgtgtggctctgcaAAGGGATGTTGATGGGGCCAGGCTTGAGCCCTTCCTGCAGCAGGATTCTGCTGTCTCCAAGGACTGGGGATTGACTGGGGAGGAGGCTGTGTGGCTGAGGGACCACCAGATACTGACATTGACTGGGAGGTCCGATGGCCTTCCATcggcaaagaaaaaaagaactgacATACTACCTTCTGAAGCTAGTAATAGGATTTTGTCAGTGCCAGGCACCGACTTAATGCCCAAGGATTTGAAGAGAAGGCGAGTACAGGAGGATGGTATAATCCTTCCAGAGCAGGGAATCAATGGAAGAAGCCATGGACAGGTACCCTCCAGGCCATTTCAAAATGGGCACCAGTTCTTACCGCCCCAGAGAATTGCCATGGACTATGTTGTCCCTTGTTTGAACAGTTATGGCATCTGTGTGAAGGACCATTTCCTAGGAGAGGAGCTTGGGAGCAAGGTCTTGGGTGAGGTGGAGGTCTTGAATCACAGTGGGAAGTTCCGGGATGGACAGCTAGTGAACCAGAGAACTGTTCCTTCCAAGAACATCCGGGGCGACCAGATTGCCTGGGTGGAGGGTAAAGAGCCAGGCTGTGAAAACATTGGCACGCTGATGTCCAAGATTGATGAGGTGATCCTGCACTGTGCCCCCAAGCTGGACAAGTATGTCATCAATGGGAGAACTAAG GCTATGGTGGCATGTTACCCTGGAAACGGCATGGGGTATGTGCGACACGTGGATAACCCCAATGGAGATGGACGCTGCATTACCTGTATATATTACTTGAACCGGAACTGGGATATCAAG gtCCATGGAGGTCTGCTGCAGATTTTTCCAGAAGGCCGTTCATTAGTTGCTAACATTGAGCCTTTGTTTGATCGCCTGTTGATCTTCTGGTCTGATCGCCGAAATCCCCATGAAGTGAAACCAGCCTATGCCACAAG GTATGCCATTACTGTCTGGTATTTTGATGCAAAAGAAAGATCAGAAGCTAAATACAAGTATCGGATGG